The proteins below come from a single Leptospira ellinghausenii genomic window:
- a CDS encoding BamA/OMP85 family outer membrane protein, translating into MKLRKNLKYLSLFVFSLLLITSAEWVSLWSNRSIFIDKVITKIEFKGNINTSSDDILELMDMRPGIQLSQGLLNADMRALFVSGFFYHIDIQGEADGDGVKILVLVKERPRVKDIDFIGADEVFPSDLRDKIPLKENEVITPKKVTLSKEVILKKYRDEGFFLAYVRFETEPVNPETNTVKVKFIIDEGEEIPVSKINIFGNNEIDTYDIQGIMDLKESGIIESGVFKESAFESDKQKIAAYLKSKGYVDAEISNEGTNWEIRWENPKKKDKRVVIVNFKIIEGEQYFYNGYTTNHDLTIAPNGMPQFLNKENNPIGTPKEEWSPVYPVKFLEDQFEFAPADVGEVFDETKFQKDRSSINEAYSAKGYLFAQVIPRRKVVELSDGSLSRYENCDKRGNPDAIADCNEEYNRLNVARLRKIYEENPKLRGKKFIHVDFTIRENNLAFIENIIIKGNKKTQDRVIRRELLFKPGDLFNSSLVNRSRERIFNLGYFKEVNFNMRPGSDETKMNLIIELVEQPTGTVSMGGGYGTITGFSIFTQLGENNLNGSGQQITGRVEFGPIRRYLQISWTEPWFMDKPWSLTLSAFYSSRTLFVGATSITENNNQGIKEVASYERSGVGVSAGIGHRFLINWTHFHRYSPSFFASTRPTSLVSDQVLAEVDRGWQFRSQLTNGIAYDSRDNIFNSTQGFNLIFSVDNVGQFLGGESHFDQFSPILEYYHTWFDYTFFGLIRKNALRRWRVVQQFRTSSVFTFERTPKYRNQDKERIPYIQVQDRLFLGGYESLRGWFFDDKYYPDEWKDGAASRVLFTSELRFPIEPSLLWFVIFFDAGSMYEQINRAVGERKEFFKNYDSLVATQRSTEPVETYLFENYNSFGKKIYDSPLVVNDPGNLVLSSKNLSMSNFRFSWGFGLRIQIPVLPLRLYFAQKIRYTGVEDRPFGLYPDNNSFQFVFGIGDMRF; encoded by the coding sequence TTGAAACTTCGTAAAAATTTAAAATACCTTAGTCTATTTGTATTTTCTTTGCTTTTGATAACATCAGCAGAGTGGGTATCCCTATGGTCTAACCGCTCTATATTTATCGATAAAGTCATTACAAAAATAGAATTTAAAGGAAACATCAATACATCTTCGGATGATATTTTAGAATTAATGGATATGAGACCTGGGATCCAACTTTCTCAGGGTTTACTCAATGCGGACATGCGTGCATTGTTTGTTTCTGGTTTTTTTTACCACATCGACATCCAAGGGGAAGCAGATGGTGATGGAGTTAAAATCTTAGTTCTAGTAAAAGAACGACCTAGGGTAAAAGATATTGATTTTATAGGTGCTGATGAAGTTTTCCCTTCCGACCTCAGAGATAAAATTCCATTGAAGGAAAACGAGGTCATTACTCCGAAGAAAGTGACACTTTCAAAGGAAGTGATTTTGAAAAAATACCGAGATGAAGGTTTTTTTCTAGCCTATGTACGTTTTGAAACGGAACCAGTGAATCCGGAAACAAACACGGTTAAGGTGAAGTTTATTATTGATGAGGGTGAAGAAATACCTGTCAGTAAAATTAATATCTTTGGAAATAATGAAATCGATACATACGATATCCAAGGCATAATGGATTTAAAGGAAAGTGGTATCATTGAATCTGGTGTATTCAAAGAATCTGCTTTTGAATCAGACAAACAAAAAATTGCTGCCTATTTAAAATCGAAGGGATATGTAGACGCAGAAATTAGTAATGAAGGTACAAACTGGGAAATCCGTTGGGAAAATCCCAAGAAAAAAGATAAACGTGTTGTCATTGTTAATTTTAAGATCATCGAAGGTGAACAATACTTTTATAACGGTTATACAACGAATCACGACTTAACCATTGCTCCCAATGGGATGCCACAGTTTTTAAATAAAGAAAACAATCCGATTGGAACTCCGAAGGAAGAGTGGTCTCCTGTTTACCCGGTCAAGTTTTTAGAAGATCAGTTTGAATTTGCTCCTGCCGATGTGGGAGAGGTATTCGATGAAACAAAATTTCAAAAGGATAGATCCTCAATTAACGAAGCATATTCGGCAAAAGGATATTTATTTGCTCAGGTAATCCCACGAAGAAAAGTCGTAGAACTTAGTGATGGATCATTGTCACGTTATGAGAATTGTGATAAAAGAGGAAATCCAGATGCAATCGCTGATTGTAATGAAGAATACAATCGTTTGAATGTTGCTAGACTCAGAAAAATATATGAAGAAAATCCTAAGTTACGTGGTAAAAAATTCATTCACGTAGATTTTACGATCCGTGAAAATAATTTAGCATTCATCGAAAATATCATCATTAAGGGAAATAAAAAAACCCAAGACCGAGTGATTCGACGCGAATTATTGTTTAAACCCGGTGATTTATTTAACTCATCGCTTGTAAACCGTTCCAGGGAAAGGATCTTTAACTTAGGTTATTTCAAGGAAGTAAATTTTAATATGAGACCAGGTTCAGATGAAACGAAAATGAACCTGATCATCGAACTTGTAGAGCAACCAACGGGAACTGTCTCGATGGGAGGTGGATACGGAACCATCACAGGCTTTTCCATCTTTACACAGTTAGGGGAAAATAACTTAAACGGATCTGGGCAACAAATCACTGGAAGGGTAGAATTTGGTCCTATTCGGAGATACTTACAAATCTCTTGGACTGAACCATGGTTTATGGACAAACCTTGGTCCCTTACTCTTTCTGCCTTTTATTCCTCACGAACTCTGTTTGTGGGAGCCACCTCCATTACCGAAAATAACAACCAAGGGATTAAAGAAGTTGCTTCCTATGAAAGATCAGGGGTAGGAGTCAGTGCTGGTATTGGACACAGATTTCTCATTAACTGGACACATTTCCATCGTTATTCCCCATCGTTTTTTGCCTCTACTCGACCTACATCTCTTGTATCTGACCAAGTCCTTGCTGAAGTAGATCGCGGATGGCAATTTCGTTCGCAGTTAACGAATGGTATTGCTTATGATAGTCGTGATAACATTTTTAATTCAACACAAGGTTTCAATTTAATATTCTCCGTGGATAATGTCGGTCAGTTTTTGGGTGGAGAAAGTCATTTTGATCAGTTTAGTCCAATATTAGAATATTATCATACATGGTTCGATTATACTTTTTTTGGTTTAATTCGAAAAAATGCGCTTAGAAGATGGAGGGTTGTCCAACAATTTAGGACTTCTTCCGTATTTACTTTTGAAAGAACACCTAAGTATCGAAACCAAGACAAGGAAAGGATTCCCTATATCCAAGTGCAAGATAGATTGTTTCTGGGAGGATACGAATCTTTACGAGGATGGTTTTTTGACGATAAATATTATCCAGATGAGTGGAAAGATGGTGCCGCAAGTAGGGTTTTGTTTACTTCTGAATTAAGGTTTCCCATTGAACCAAGTTTATTATGGTTTGTTATCTTTTTTGATGCAGGTTCGATGTATGAGCAGATCAATCGTGCTGTTGGTGAACGAAAAGAGTTTTTTAAGAACTATGATAGTTTGGTTGCTACGCAAAGATCAACAGAACCAGTTGAAACATATTTATTTGAAAACTATAATTCTTTTGGTAAAAAAATCTACGATTCACCACTTGTTGTAAACGATCCTGGTAATTTGGTTCTTTCGAGTAAAAATCTATCTATGTCAAACTTTCGTTTTTCTTGGGGTTTTGGTCTAAGGATCCAAATTCCAGTACTTCCACTTAGGTTGTATTTTGCTCAGAAGATTCGGTATACAGGTGTTGAAGATAGACCTTTTGGATTATATCCCGATAATAATAGTTTCCAGTTTGTATTCGGAATTGGGGACATGCGATTCTAA
- a CDS encoding glycosyltransferase family 4 protein, whose translation MVKTYKIGLDARPLSTRVSGVGRLIAETLKAFPNQEKYEFLLFSHLPIHPDHKAVLGLKNVRWVEGGGFLKWKGGLYYNLYVPFYLMTHRLDLFWGSQQVLPPFLPRELKAVLTYCDLVLYLYPNTMRWIARLQQRIFQSYSVRRSSFILSISKQTSDDMCKKFDYPVQKTGVAYPGVNPVEMTKLLDTPISNRVKDLGNGYLLSVSTIEPRKNYPFLLEVFREYRKKNPHHYRPWVIVGKIGWESPEFIEELIQERTLYKDIFILDSVSDSELQHVYKRAGLFVFASKYEGFGIPMVEALFHKIPCIVSDIPTFHEIGKDDVCYLPIHSKGDSKRWAETIDSYFQNPTPVNVSIDEFRWENAAKITESVFRTILEE comes from the coding sequence ATGGTAAAAACTTATAAAATTGGATTGGATGCTCGTCCATTATCCACAAGAGTCTCAGGAGTTGGACGTCTCATTGCAGAAACTTTAAAAGCTTTTCCCAATCAAGAGAAATATGAGTTTTTGCTATTTTCACATTTACCAATTCATCCTGATCATAAAGCAGTTCTTGGGTTAAAAAATGTTAGGTGGGTAGAAGGTGGAGGTTTTTTAAAATGGAAAGGCGGATTGTATTATAATCTTTATGTTCCTTTTTATTTAATGACTCATCGGTTGGATTTGTTTTGGGGCTCACAACAAGTACTTCCACCATTTTTGCCAAGAGAACTGAAGGCAGTTCTCACGTATTGTGATTTAGTACTGTATTTATATCCAAATACAATGCGTTGGATTGCGAGATTACAACAAAGAATATTCCAAAGTTATTCCGTTAGGCGTTCGAGCTTTATCTTATCCATATCCAAACAAACAAGTGATGATATGTGTAAAAAATTTGATTATCCAGTTCAAAAAACTGGAGTTGCTTATCCTGGAGTGAATCCAGTGGAAATGACAAAATTATTAGACACACCGATTTCAAACCGAGTGAAAGACTTAGGGAATGGATATCTCTTATCTGTTTCCACAATCGAACCAAGGAAAAATTATCCTTTTTTACTCGAAGTGTTTCGTGAATACAGGAAAAAAAATCCTCACCACTACAGACCATGGGTGATTGTTGGAAAAATCGGATGGGAATCTCCTGAATTCATAGAGGAGTTAATCCAAGAAAGAACACTCTACAAAGATATTTTTATCTTAGATTCTGTTTCTGATTCTGAATTACAACATGTGTACAAACGAGCAGGGCTTTTTGTTTTTGCGAGTAAGTATGAAGGTTTTGGAATTCCCATGGTGGAAGCTTTATTTCATAAGATCCCGTGCATTGTATCTGATATTCCTACTTTCCATGAAATTGGAAAGGATGATGTTTGTTATTTACCAATTCATTCCAAAGGGGATAGCAAACGTTGGGCGGAGACCATTGATTCCTACTTTCAAAATCCAACTCCGGTAAATGTTTCCATTGATGAATTTCGTTGGGAAAATGCAGCTAAAATTACAGAATCTGTATTTCGAACAATTTTAGAAGAATGA
- a CDS encoding ATP-dependent helicase translates to MELVGLNAEQKLAVETVDGPLLILAGAGSGKTRVITYRIANLILNHKIYPNQILAVTFTNKAAEEMRSRCRSLLPDGNYEPFVRTFHSLCLYLLRREGKVLGLGSNFTVYDSDMQESLIKEILKSKEMDTKEFRPSSLANQFSQAKDSFLTAEEFAKKKADDAYTKSIASVFLEYEKRKSLRNALDFGDLILKTVILFRDFPVILEKYQRLWKYIMVDEYQDTNKIQYHLVQSLSSFHKNLCVVGDDDQSIYSWRGADISNILNFKKDYPDAVVVKLEENYRSTKTIIESAAALIANNKQRTNKTLRTENPLGDKIKLTAYQNEMEESEGIVQKILSGYRRGKKYSNFAIFYRTNSQSRYFEEALRKKAIPYKIFGGFRFFDRKEVKDLIAYLSVVVNPVDSTSLLRIINSPPRGIGDTTVNRLLTHSVKEGLSLFECLGQPIPEIKKGTSQKLHSLYRMFESAMEDLRKKTPSEIAYDVLEHSGYREFLENEGTEDSFSRLSNLNEFVNALKEFEETNSEATLEEYLSNISLITSEENSKDLPDYVILMTVHNAKGLEFPHVFMTGMEEGTFPHFLSIDSPEGIEEERRLAYVAITRAREHLEISFSRFTRKFGEVDARLPSQFLEEIPKEYLEGEFTENRYGVRRPDVTPRAERFQKSEEKFESVLAKTGDSDFQIGMKVRHKVYGEGRILSLSGSGDNRKVEVRFGSHLDKKFLLAYTPLEIIS, encoded by the coding sequence GTGGAGTTAGTCGGGCTTAATGCAGAGCAAAAACTAGCCGTTGAAACGGTCGATGGACCACTTTTGATCTTGGCAGGGGCAGGTTCTGGCAAAACAAGAGTTATTACATACCGAATCGCAAATTTAATCCTCAATCATAAAATTTATCCAAACCAAATCTTAGCAGTAACATTCACAAATAAAGCAGCAGAGGAAATGCGCTCCAGGTGCAGGAGTTTATTGCCGGATGGAAACTATGAACCCTTTGTCCGCACCTTTCATTCCCTTTGTTTGTATTTATTGAGGAGAGAAGGTAAGGTTTTGGGCCTTGGGAGTAATTTCACTGTGTATGACAGTGATATGCAAGAGTCCCTTATCAAAGAAATTTTAAAGTCAAAGGAAATGGACACAAAAGAATTTCGTCCATCAAGTCTCGCGAATCAATTTTCTCAAGCCAAAGATTCTTTCTTAACAGCGGAAGAATTTGCTAAAAAAAAGGCAGATGATGCTTATACCAAATCGATTGCTTCCGTATTTTTGGAATATGAAAAAAGGAAATCATTACGTAATGCTTTGGACTTTGGCGATTTAATTCTAAAGACAGTAATTCTATTTCGTGATTTTCCGGTCATTTTAGAGAAATACCAGAGATTGTGGAAATACATCATGGTAGACGAATACCAAGATACGAATAAAATACAATACCATTTGGTTCAGTCACTTTCTTCCTTTCATAAGAACTTATGTGTGGTGGGAGATGATGATCAGTCCATTTATTCTTGGCGTGGTGCCGATATCTCGAATATTCTAAATTTCAAAAAAGACTATCCTGATGCAGTTGTTGTTAAATTAGAAGAAAACTACCGGTCCACAAAAACCATCATCGAATCCGCAGCTGCCTTAATCGCGAATAACAAACAAAGAACCAATAAAACCTTACGCACTGAAAATCCGTTAGGTGACAAGATTAAACTCACTGCATACCAAAACGAGATGGAAGAATCGGAAGGAATTGTTCAAAAAATTCTGTCTGGATACCGAAGGGGAAAAAAATATTCCAACTTCGCTATTTTTTACAGAACCAATTCACAATCCAGATACTTTGAAGAAGCACTTCGGAAAAAAGCTATCCCATATAAAATTTTCGGTGGTTTTCGTTTTTTTGACAGAAAAGAAGTTAAAGATTTAATTGCCTATTTGTCCGTAGTAGTGAATCCAGTGGATTCAACTTCCTTACTCCGTATCATCAACTCTCCTCCCAGAGGAATTGGTGATACGACTGTCAATCGACTTCTGACCCATTCCGTAAAAGAAGGATTATCTTTATTTGAGTGTTTAGGCCAACCAATTCCTGAAATCAAAAAAGGAACTTCACAAAAATTACATTCGTTGTATCGGATGTTTGAATCAGCAATGGAAGATTTAAGAAAAAAAACTCCTTCAGAAATTGCTTACGATGTTTTGGAACATTCTGGTTATCGGGAATTTTTAGAAAATGAAGGGACTGAGGACTCGTTTTCGAGACTTTCCAATTTAAATGAATTTGTAAATGCACTTAAAGAATTTGAAGAAACAAACTCTGAAGCAACATTAGAAGAATATTTAAGTAATATTTCGCTTATCACAAGTGAAGAAAATTCAAAAGATCTTCCTGATTATGTAATCCTTATGACAGTTCACAACGCAAAAGGCTTGGAATTCCCGCATGTATTTATGACAGGTATGGAAGAGGGCACTTTTCCTCATTTTCTTTCCATTGATTCGCCTGAGGGAATCGAAGAAGAAAGAAGACTTGCATACGTTGCGATCACTCGAGCACGCGAACATTTAGAGATTAGTTTTAGTCGTTTTACTCGAAAATTTGGAGAAGTGGATGCTCGGTTACCCTCCCAATTTTTGGAAGAGATTCCAAAAGAATATTTGGAAGGGGAATTTACAGAAAATCGATACGGTGTTAGAAGGCCGGATGTTACTCCGCGTGCTGAAAGGTTTCAAAAATCAGAAGAAAAATTTGAATCAGTTCTTGCGAAAACAGGAGACAGTGATTTCCAAATCGGAATGAAAGTTAGACATAAAGTATACGGAGAAGGACGTATTTTAAGTTTGTCTGGTTCTGGGGACAACCGAAAGGTAGAAGTGAGATTTGGCTCCCATTTGGATAAAAAATTCTTATTGGCATATACACCATTAGAGATAATATCATGA
- a CDS encoding TlpA family protein disulfide reductase, producing the protein MIPKSKTVFSQLISSRFYLLVFLSFFFCKTETGKVDFYPDPLPTFTGTTETLSDWKGKVIVLDFWATWCEPCAKAVPTINEWKHSVSETDFVFRGINTDTTEPLDKIKKDMIRLNMSYPTLLDKDWKMTDFYKVEGIPCVLVFDRSGKIVYRQYGLEKEDLTGLLIRSHVWAKSDLP; encoded by the coding sequence ATGATTCCAAAAAGTAAAACTGTATTCTCCCAATTGATATCTTCCAGATTTTATCTTCTCGTTTTCCTTTCTTTCTTTTTTTGTAAAACAGAAACAGGAAAAGTAGATTTTTATCCAGACCCACTTCCGACGTTCACTGGGACCACTGAGACTTTGTCGGATTGGAAAGGCAAAGTGATCGTTTTGGATTTTTGGGCCACTTGGTGTGAACCATGTGCAAAAGCAGTTCCTACAATCAATGAATGGAAACACTCTGTTTCCGAGACAGATTTTGTTTTTCGAGGGATCAATACAGATACTACGGAACCACTGGATAAAATTAAAAAGGACATGATTCGATTGAATATGAGTTATCCCACCTTACTTGATAAAGACTGGAAAATGACAGATTTTTACAAAGTGGAAGGGATACCATGTGTTCTTGTTTTTGATCGTTCAGGAAAGATTGTGTACCGGCAGTACGGCTTGGAAAAAGAAGACCTAACAGGGCTTCTCATCCGTTCTCATGTTTGGGCCAAGTCTGATCTGCCATAA
- a CDS encoding LIC11631 family protein, whose product MNRLDGSVVSSQTGVFYPYQHQDFYAMDSLFLSPLKEEEIWDFQSISQVQLGFLGFLTLRSFIREDLELPKLQVRGLSKQWRSFLAKENFLGKQVPWETLDFIPNLVGENLTPESGFGKKGHWTNEFHFEKKEGNSTSLFFIATKKQSETDVAISDLMKDFLLYSQTNHYLERAYIRKENSSYLYLNAKETNPRVFYRENNSEFPSFLFLVAELKNKTVIPPN is encoded by the coding sequence GTGAATCGTTTAGATGGATCAGTCGTTTCTTCCCAAACAGGGGTATTTTACCCATACCAACACCAAGATTTTTATGCCATGGATTCCTTGTTTTTATCTCCTTTGAAAGAGGAAGAAATTTGGGATTTCCAATCCATTTCACAGGTTCAGTTGGGATTTCTTGGTTTTTTAACCCTTCGCAGTTTCATTCGAGAGGATCTAGAATTGCCAAAACTCCAAGTAAGAGGTCTTTCGAAACAGTGGCGTTCTTTTCTCGCAAAGGAAAATTTTTTAGGGAAACAAGTCCCTTGGGAAACTTTGGATTTTATTCCGAATTTGGTTGGGGAAAATCTAACACCTGAATCTGGTTTTGGAAAAAAAGGCCATTGGACAAACGAGTTCCACTTTGAGAAAAAAGAGGGAAATTCCACTTCTTTGTTTTTCATCGCAACGAAAAAACAGAGCGAAACTGATGTTGCCATCAGTGATTTGATGAAAGATTTTTTATTATATTCCCAAACGAATCATTATCTGGAAAGAGCATACATACGAAAAGAGAACTCTAGTTATTTGTATCTAAACGCAAAAGAAACAAATCCAAGAGTATTTTATCGAGAAAATAATTCTGAGTTTCCGTCCTTTTTATTTTTAGTGGCAGAGTTAAAAAATAAAACGGTTATTCCCCCAAATTAA
- a CDS encoding LIC11625 family surface-exposed protein produces MKFLIKVLVIVSCTVTVLYSQQSTGLVEEFTKLEDHLRNPKLTEEQKKKNFEANMVSSVRSTLSKRFANPKKELKDLKFQDLQTERPEGTNTFYVKYKNYYFQYQFPVDPETYVTSPIEEIVLEKPEGLDLSSGAHKEEKKN; encoded by the coding sequence ATGAAGTTTTTGATTAAAGTATTGGTAATCGTCAGTTGTACTGTTACAGTTTTATATTCACAACAAAGCACTGGTTTGGTGGAAGAGTTTACCAAATTAGAGGACCATCTAAGAAACCCAAAACTCACTGAAGAACAAAAGAAAAAAAACTTTGAAGCAAATATGGTAAGTTCTGTTCGCAGTACATTATCAAAACGGTTTGCAAATCCAAAAAAAGAATTAAAAGATTTAAAATTCCAAGACTTACAAACAGAACGTCCAGAAGGTACAAATACTTTTTATGTAAAGTATAAGAACTATTATTTTCAATACCAGTTCCCAGTGGATCCAGAAACATATGTAACGTCACCAATAGAAGAAATTGTATTAGAGAAACCAGAAGGATTGGATTTAAGTTCTGGTGCGCATAAAGAAGAAAAAAAGAATTAA
- a CDS encoding 3'(2'),5'-bisphosphate nucleotidase CysQ has protein sequence MEEQEFQEVWRWVLSVGDSILSIYKTDFQIRDKGGNDPVTEADLYASEFLYEKISNRFPGHGFLSEEKADTVSRLEKEWVWILDPIDGTREFVKKNDQFALSLGLVRNGEAIWGIIFNPATGEFFSKGKNSFFAKLQAPYATEANFRTLLVESGSVLHPLQELNYQTKKPVLIVSASEMREGLFDDTFWHEDFEIRSMGSIAYKLGLLSAGFIDLIVSLKPKNEWDICGGIALLDEENFTFFPLKDKPYSFNQNTTLSFGLVAGKRKAVEYLESKIDFHQLSLKVKERW, from the coding sequence ATGGAAGAACAAGAATTTCAGGAAGTATGGCGGTGGGTTCTATCAGTTGGGGATTCCATCTTAAGCATTTATAAAACTGATTTTCAGATTCGTGATAAAGGTGGTAACGATCCTGTTACTGAGGCGGATTTGTATGCGAGTGAATTTTTGTATGAAAAAATATCCAATCGATTTCCTGGACATGGGTTTTTGTCAGAGGAAAAGGCGGATACAGTATCTCGTTTAGAAAAGGAATGGGTTTGGATTTTAGATCCGATTGACGGAACTCGTGAATTTGTCAAAAAGAATGATCAATTTGCACTCAGCTTGGGACTTGTTCGGAATGGTGAGGCAATTTGGGGGATCATCTTTAACCCTGCAACTGGTGAATTTTTTTCGAAAGGAAAAAATAGTTTTTTTGCAAAACTCCAAGCACCATATGCAACAGAAGCAAATTTTAGAACCTTACTTGTTGAAAGTGGCTCCGTACTACATCCCTTACAAGAATTAAATTACCAAACTAAAAAACCTGTATTGATTGTTTCGGCTTCAGAAATGCGAGAAGGTCTTTTTGATGATACTTTTTGGCATGAAGATTTTGAAATTCGATCTATGGGAAGCATTGCTTATAAACTTGGTTTATTATCCGCAGGATTTATCGATTTAATTGTTTCGTTAAAACCAAAAAATGAATGGGATATATGCGGTGGTATTGCTTTATTAGATGAGGAAAATTTTACATTTTTTCCATTAAAAGATAAACCATATTCCTTTAACCAAAACACAACTTTATCATTTGGGCTTGTTGCAGGAAAAAGAAAAGCCGTAGAATATTTGGAAAGTAAAATTGATTTCCACCAACTTTCACTTAAGGTGAAGGAACGATGGTAA
- a CDS encoding AMP-dependent synthetase/ligase, which translates to MPANLPELFQQSAEKFGNRPAFVSKDESKSYKPVTFKEVYDLGINLAEALIDLGVNAKENVALLADNRLEWIVSDYGILMAGAADVPRGTDITDSEIVYILNHCEAKVVFLENDKMLEKFQKNRSQLEFAKTLIVMDKKSTATGVLKMYDLIEKGKELRAKGSKKAEERMKSILPDDLFTIIYTSGTTGMPKGVMLKHSNMLHQTRVILGSMIEIKADERMLSILPVWHVFERVFEYLAIAAGCATYYTNVRDLRDDMKKAKPTFMASAPRLWESIYNGIYTRINDPKQTPAIRRGLFNLAYFFSKHFNAATRFLKGNQVDYVGRNPIVSLFKGVYYLTVAIVLAIPYFLLDLVVLSKIREATGGELKASVSGGGALQRHVDAFFNDIGINVLEGYGMTETSPVISVRTFKRLVQGSVGVITPETELQIRDDLGKVLTHIDANQKLVSGSYGKRGVIHIRGPQVMKGYYKNPETTAKVLKDNWMDTGDIGMFNFKKTLTITGRAKDTVVLLGGENVEPVPIEDKLTESPFISQCMVIGQDQKNLGAIVVPDFEQLTAWAKENGIGETDKQKLIENPKVLDFYKKEIKALNNTKTGFKSFEQVTPFILITKPFEVGDELTNLFKMKRHLITEKYKDKITALYAGD; encoded by the coding sequence ATGCCAGCCAATTTGCCCGAACTCTTCCAGCAGAGTGCTGAAAAATTTGGGAACCGCCCCGCGTTCGTTAGTAAAGACGAATCGAAGTCCTATAAACCAGTCACCTTCAAAGAAGTGTATGATCTTGGTATCAACTTAGCAGAAGCTCTTATTGATTTAGGTGTGAATGCGAAAGAAAATGTAGCGTTGCTTGCCGATAACCGATTGGAATGGATTGTTTCCGATTACGGTATCCTTATGGCAGGTGCTGCTGATGTTCCACGCGGAACCGATATTACCGATTCCGAAATTGTTTATATTCTCAATCACTGTGAAGCAAAAGTTGTTTTCTTAGAAAATGATAAAATGTTGGAAAAGTTCCAAAAGAACCGTTCACAGCTCGAATTTGCAAAAACACTCATTGTAATGGATAAAAAATCCACTGCAACTGGTGTGTTAAAAATGTATGACCTGATTGAAAAAGGGAAAGAACTAAGAGCCAAAGGTTCCAAAAAAGCAGAAGAAAGAATGAAATCCATTCTTCCTGATGACCTTTTTACCATCATTTACACTTCGGGAACAACAGGAATGCCAAAAGGGGTTATGTTAAAACACAGTAACATGCTCCACCAAACAAGAGTCATTCTTGGAAGTATGATCGAAATCAAAGCCGACGAAAGAATGTTATCCATTCTTCCAGTATGGCACGTATTTGAAAGAGTTTTCGAATACCTTGCGATTGCTGCAGGATGTGCAACGTATTATACGAATGTTCGTGATCTACGTGATGATATGAAAAAAGCAAAACCAACGTTTATGGCATCTGCGCCTAGACTTTGGGAAAGTATCTATAATGGTATTTATACAAGAATCAATGATCCAAAACAAACTCCTGCAATCCGCAGAGGTTTGTTCAATTTGGCATATTTTTTCTCAAAACACTTCAATGCAGCGACTCGTTTTTTGAAAGGAAACCAAGTTGATTACGTTGGACGAAATCCAATTGTTTCTCTTTTTAAAGGTGTTTATTACCTAACAGTTGCTATCGTTTTGGCGATTCCATACTTTTTACTCGATTTAGTGGTCCTCTCGAAAATCCGTGAGGCAACTGGTGGTGAGTTAAAAGCATCTGTTTCTGGTGGTGGTGCTTTACAAAGGCACGTCGATGCATTCTTCAACGATATTGGAATCAATGTATTAGAAGGATATGGAATGACGGAAACTTCGCCAGTGATTTCAGTTCGTACGTTCAAACGATTGGTCCAAGGTTCCGTTGGGGTGATCACTCCTGAGACAGAATTACAAATCCGAGATGATTTGGGTAAAGTTCTCACTCACATTGATGCGAACCAAAAATTGGTTTCAGGATCTTATGGCAAACGTGGTGTCATCCACATCCGTGGACCACAAGTGATGAAAGGTTACTACAAAAACCCAGAAACCACAGCAAAAGTCCTCAAAGATAATTGGATGGACACAGGCGACATTGGAATGTTCAATTTCAAAAAAACCCTTACCATTACAGGCCGTGCAAAAGACACAGTGGTTCTTCTTGGTGGTGAAAACGTAGAGCCAGTACCGATTGAAGACAAACTCACAGAGTCTCCTTTTATCTCGCAGTGTATGGTGATTGGCCAAGACCAAAAGAATTTGGGTGCTATCGTGGTTCCTGATTTTGAACAATTAACTGCTTGGGCTAAGGAAAATGGAATCGGTGAAACAGATAAACAGAAACTCATCGAAAACCCGAAGGTCCTCGATTTCTACAAAAAGGAAATCAAAGCACTCAACAATACCAAAACTGGATTTAAGTCGTTCGAACAAGTGACTCCTTTCATCCTCATCACAAAACCATTTGAAGTCGGTGATGAATTGACAAACCTGTTCAAAATGAAACGCCACTTAATCACAGAGAAATACAAAGACAAAATCACTGCCCTATACGCAGGTGATTAA